In Desulfolucanica intricata, the following are encoded in one genomic region:
- a CDS encoding CooT family nickel-binding protein: protein MCEANAYMLEGDKEELFFEMVDKVIPQEDGLILEDIFGRRKMIKAKIKELALVDHKIILEKQ, encoded by the coding sequence ATGTGTGAAGCCAATGCCTATATGTTGGAAGGTGACAAGGAAGAGCTATTCTTTGAAATGGTAGATAAGGTAATACCTCAAGAAGACGGGTTGATTTTAGAAGATATTTTTGGGCGCCGTAAGATGATTAAAGCAAAAATTAAAGAATTAGCTTTAGTTGACCACAAAATTATTTTGGAAAAACAATAA
- a CDS encoding S41 family peptidase encodes MRRSFGAGLKLNYILIGLAVLLFTGIVFVGGMMAANYKHLGNLVKVISLVRSQYLYPVDSAVLIDGSIKGMVESLGDEYSVYLEPKMYSQLKDQIKGSFGGLGILVGVKEDYLTVVRAYENTPAARAGIRAGDRIVKIDNQDARGIHLESAVELMRGPVGSKVKLTVKRENNPELLTKTLVREEISVPTVEGRVLSGTEIGYIVLSQFTEKTPSEMEKVLAVLQKQRIKGIILDLRDNPGGELISATKVADKFLPSGPIVTVDYRVGKDQTFEADEQRIKLPLVVLVNGGSASAAEILSGAIKDTGVGTLVGEKTFGKGIVQTVFPLENGAGLKLTTARYLTPSKHDIHKKGIQPDVVVSQKTNARSDVQFEKAVEILKQKIS; translated from the coding sequence GTGAGGCGGAGCTTTGGTGCCGGGCTGAAGTTGAATTATATCTTAATAGGTCTGGCAGTATTATTGTTTACCGGTATTGTATTTGTTGGGGGTATGATGGCCGCCAACTACAAACACTTAGGTAACTTGGTTAAGGTAATATCCCTGGTGCGCTCTCAATATTTGTATCCGGTTGATTCAGCAGTATTAATTGATGGCTCCATTAAAGGCATGGTGGAATCACTGGGTGATGAATACTCAGTTTACTTGGAACCGAAGATGTACTCGCAGCTTAAGGATCAGATTAAAGGTTCTTTTGGCGGTTTAGGCATTTTGGTGGGTGTGAAAGAGGATTATCTGACGGTGGTGCGCGCTTATGAAAATACTCCGGCAGCCAGGGCCGGAATCAGGGCAGGTGACCGGATTGTTAAAATTGATAATCAGGATGCCCGGGGGATTCATTTAGAGTCGGCGGTGGAGTTAATGCGCGGGCCGGTGGGTTCTAAAGTAAAGCTGACTGTAAAAAGGGAGAACAATCCCGAATTATTAACAAAGACCCTGGTTAGGGAAGAAATCAGTGTTCCTACAGTTGAAGGGCGGGTTTTGAGCGGAACGGAAATTGGTTATATCGTGCTGAGCCAGTTTACCGAAAAAACCCCTTCGGAGATGGAGAAAGTCCTGGCGGTTTTACAAAAGCAGCGTATTAAAGGAATTATTCTGGACCTCAGGGACAATCCCGGTGGAGAATTAATTTCTGCCACCAAGGTAGCGGATAAATTTTTACCATCCGGGCCGATAGTTACAGTGGATTACAGGGTAGGTAAGGATCAGACCTTTGAGGCAGATGAGCAGCGGATCAAGCTGCCCCTGGTGGTACTTGTCAACGGCGGCAGTGCCAGTGCGGCAGAAATTTTATCCGGAGCGATCAAGGACACCGGGGTTGGGACTCTGGTGGGTGAAAAGACCTTTGGAAAGGGTATTGTTCAAACAGTATTCCCGCTGGAGAACGGTGCCGGGTTAAAATTGACTACTGCCCGGTATTTAACTCCCAGTAAGCATGATATTCATAAAAAAGGTATTCAGCCGGACGTTGTAGTCAGTCAAAAAACCAATGCCCGGTCAGATGTGCAGTTTGAAAAAGCCGTGGAGATACTAAAGCAAAAGATTTCTTAA
- a CDS encoding amino acid permease, with the protein MQEQVNSEGLHRGLQERHIQLIAIGGAIGVGLFLGSASAIKTAGPAITLSYIIGGLMIFMVMRALGELAVSYPVSGSFSAYAHTFFGPLAGYLTGWTYWFMWVVTCMAEITAVGVYVNYWLPDIPQWIPALCALVAMTLINLISVKYFGEFEFWFALIKVVTIIAMILIGLGIILFGIGNGGVALGFSNLWANGGFFANGLSGVFLAMVMVAFAFLGVELIGVTAGEAQNPEKTIPSAINKVLWRILIFYVGALVVIMSIFPWNQIGTTGSPFVLTFAKIGIPAAAGIINFVVLTAALSSCNSGLFSTGRMLYDLSLKKNAPAFLSNLSKNKVPYIAILVSSAFMLIGVVLNYLAPAKVFIYITSVATIGAVFIWSMILLVQIKFRRGLSKEEVEKLSYKTPLWPYASWAALAGLLTILVLMAFDEGTRVALYVGPVWFGGVLASYYAFGFNRTVPEDKNNKKVQKSETASEY; encoded by the coding sequence ATGCAGGAGCAAGTAAATTCAGAGGGTTTACATCGCGGCCTTCAGGAAAGACATATTCAATTAATTGCTATTGGTGGGGCCATCGGGGTAGGGTTATTCTTAGGTTCCGCCTCAGCCATAAAAACCGCCGGCCCGGCGATTACCTTATCTTATATCATTGGTGGACTGATGATTTTTATGGTCATGCGGGCCCTTGGCGAACTGGCTGTGTCCTATCCGGTTTCCGGTTCCTTCAGTGCATATGCCCATACCTTCTTTGGACCGCTGGCCGGATATCTTACCGGTTGGACTTACTGGTTTATGTGGGTCGTAACCTGTATGGCGGAAATTACAGCCGTTGGCGTTTATGTTAACTACTGGCTTCCGGATATTCCTCAGTGGATCCCTGCTTTGTGTGCTTTAGTGGCTATGACCCTTATTAACCTCATAAGTGTTAAATATTTTGGTGAATTCGAGTTCTGGTTTGCTTTAATCAAGGTAGTTACCATTATTGCAATGATTCTCATCGGCCTGGGTATAATTTTGTTTGGTATCGGCAATGGCGGTGTAGCATTGGGTTTTTCTAACCTGTGGGCAAACGGCGGTTTCTTTGCCAACGGTTTAAGCGGGGTCTTTTTGGCGATGGTTATGGTAGCCTTTGCTTTTCTTGGTGTAGAACTTATCGGTGTTACCGCCGGTGAGGCGCAAAACCCTGAAAAGACTATCCCTTCTGCCATTAATAAAGTACTCTGGAGAATTTTAATTTTCTACGTAGGTGCCCTGGTAGTAATTATGTCTATTTTCCCTTGGAATCAGATTGGCACCACCGGCAGTCCCTTTGTATTGACCTTCGCCAAAATCGGTATTCCGGCGGCAGCAGGGATTATTAACTTCGTAGTTTTAACCGCGGCACTTTCTTCCTGCAACAGCGGGCTGTTCAGTACCGGTAGAATGTTATATGATTTGTCATTAAAGAAAAATGCCCCTGCTTTTTTGAGCAACTTAAGTAAGAACAAAGTTCCGTATATAGCTATTCTGGTATCATCTGCTTTTATGCTGATCGGTGTTGTATTGAACTATCTCGCTCCGGCTAAAGTATTTATTTATATTACCAGTGTGGCTACCATCGGTGCCGTCTTTATCTGGTCGATGATTCTCCTGGTTCAAATTAAGTTCCGCAGAGGGTTGTCTAAAGAAGAAGTGGAAAAATTAAGCTACAAGACTCCCCTCTGGCCGTATGCTTCCTGGGCGGCACTGGCAGGGCTGCTTACAATTCTGGTGCTTATGGCTTTTGACGAAGGTACCCGGGTTGCCCTTTATGTCGGGCCGGTTTGGTTTGGAGGAGTGCTTGCTTCTTACTATGCCTTTGGTTTTAACCGGACAGTGCCGGAGGATAAAAATAATAAAAAAGTACAAAAAAGTGAAACTGCTTCAGAATATTAG
- a CDS encoding DUF2508 family protein, producing MRLMLEKFIRPKQQKMGLSLLEEAEKARQEWLSAAQELNYLTDPDMLDHVIYKIKAHERRYVALLKQARGEKMAVWPKQLDNPVPELPESVPTPAPILHEKEVTG from the coding sequence ATGAGATTAATGCTTGAAAAATTTATCCGCCCAAAGCAGCAAAAAATGGGCTTGTCTCTGCTTGAAGAAGCAGAAAAAGCCCGCCAGGAATGGCTCAGTGCAGCACAGGAACTTAATTATCTAACGGATCCCGATATGCTGGACCACGTGATTTATAAAATTAAGGCTCATGAAAGAAGATATGTGGCCTTATTAAAACAGGCCCGGGGTGAGAAAATGGCAGTCTGGCCGAAACAGTTGGACAACCCTGTACCGGAATTACCGGAAAGTGTACCAACCCCGGCACCAATCCTGCACGAAAAAGAAGTTACCGGTTAA
- a CDS encoding sensor histidine kinase, with protein MNNCTTLVQLIEKDKFIKIIESFTNATDITIDINDCTGYPVVEHSFFYGFCKKIRSTPKGLERCIRSNAEIGTKTKTAGDVCFGTCHTGITLMAKPIVVDGQYWGSLACGQMHLAPPDEKQIQEMLKNTSDLGLDQEELVRDYKKIQVISLQKCRAAAQLIHFVTSYITELIYRSNIKDELAQRELRSAREATARAELEHALRIAELRNLQAQIKPHFLFNTLNTITGLVTLGENEKALKNLYALSGLLRYNVEQPKELVSVRDELRYVKSYLLIQKTRFDQKMNFIFDIDEDLMELTIPFLSIQPLVENACGHGLEPKEGTGTLRITGRVLEDKAVITVIDDGVGITPEKLKVINNSFSGPNFDHGVGLKNVHRRLQLYFGPAHGVQIYSSPEETRVSISIPLIPPEQGELHYV; from the coding sequence ATGAACAACTGTACAACCTTAGTTCAACTAATTGAAAAAGATAAATTCATTAAAATTATTGAAAGCTTCACTAATGCTACCGATATTACCATTGACATAAATGACTGCACCGGCTACCCGGTGGTGGAGCACTCTTTTTTCTACGGGTTTTGTAAGAAAATCCGATCCACACCGAAGGGGCTGGAGCGCTGTATCCGCTCCAATGCGGAAATCGGTACTAAAACTAAAACTGCCGGTGATGTTTGTTTCGGAACCTGCCACACAGGGATTACCTTAATGGCTAAGCCTATTGTGGTAGACGGGCAGTATTGGGGCTCGCTGGCCTGCGGGCAGATGCACCTGGCTCCCCCTGATGAAAAGCAAATTCAGGAGATGCTAAAAAATACTTCTGATTTAGGACTTGATCAGGAAGAACTGGTAAGGGATTATAAAAAAATTCAGGTGATTTCCCTGCAAAAATGCCGGGCCGCCGCCCAGCTAATTCACTTTGTAACCAGTTATATTACTGAGCTCATTTACCGGAGTAATATCAAGGATGAGCTGGCACAAAGGGAACTGCGCTCGGCCCGGGAGGCCACGGCCCGTGCTGAGTTGGAACACGCCCTGCGCATAGCTGAACTAAGAAATTTACAGGCCCAAATTAAACCCCATTTTTTATTTAACACCCTGAACACCATCACCGGTTTGGTTACTCTGGGTGAAAATGAGAAGGCCTTAAAAAACTTATACGCCCTGTCCGGGCTTTTGCGCTATAATGTAGAACAGCCGAAAGAGCTGGTATCTGTCCGGGATGAACTGCGTTATGTTAAAAGTTATCTGCTGATCCAGAAGACCCGCTTTGATCAAAAAATGAATTTTATTTTTGATATAGATGAAGACCTGATGGAGCTGACTATCCCGTTTCTAAGCATCCAGCCTCTGGTAGAAAACGCCTGCGGACACGGGCTGGAACCTAAAGAGGGAACCGGAACTTTACGGATTACCGGGAGAGTATTGGAAGATAAGGCAGTAATTACGGTAATTGATGACGGGGTCGGTATTACACCGGAGAAACTAAAAGTAATTAATAACAGCTTTTCCGGACCTAATTTTGATCACGGGGTAGGTTTAAAAAATGTACACCGCCGGCTGCAGCTATATTTTGGCCCTGCCCACGGTGTACAAATATACAGCTCACCGGAAGAAACCAGGGTAAGTATAAGCATACCGCTAATTCCGCCGGAGCAAGGAGAGTTACATTATGTATAA
- a CDS encoding substrate-binding domain-containing protein yields the protein MFQYNWLKKLLLLGVLALSLSLTGCPGKGEQKPITPPVKIGISLAGMERDGNQIIKKVMNERRRKDRVNLIWQDAQNDPDKQQKQIEQLLEQNVKVVILQLVDPSMGPDIVPKLTEKGVKVLALETLPANTPLDGYIASDHRRVGELQARYVLQQAAAAGKPFRVLVLQGDPLDLAARDITAANEEVLKGNPQVAELRVKDHLQAEPGLARTTVEEILTGGTPDAILANDSRLAVAAVEVLKAKNLNERVVTVGVGADKKASEGIAAGDHEAEVDNSPELLAQYLMDAAVDLAQKDHWQYNTQVQNGQYDIPAKITPVRLITKDELYLLTDRWGNLKDKAKKEEQQSGQQGGQENAGSNSGSSTGGSLQSSGQDSGDGQGSERQKPKTTLRIKTQDGKTMEVEIDGEVKTIETREGGNQQQGQQSGQEGQ from the coding sequence ATGTTTCAATATAATTGGTTAAAAAAATTACTGCTTTTAGGTGTACTGGCTTTATCTCTGTCGCTCACCGGCTGTCCGGGTAAGGGCGAACAAAAACCTATTACTCCTCCTGTAAAAATTGGTATAAGCCTGGCCGGTATGGAAAGGGACGGCAATCAAATTATTAAGAAGGTGATGAATGAGCGCCGGAGGAAGGATAGAGTTAACCTAATCTGGCAGGATGCTCAAAACGATCCGGATAAGCAGCAAAAGCAGATTGAGCAGCTGCTGGAGCAAAATGTTAAGGTCGTTATCCTTCAGCTGGTTGACCCGTCTATGGGACCGGATATTGTCCCAAAACTTACGGAGAAAGGAGTTAAGGTACTGGCACTGGAAACCCTTCCCGCAAACACTCCGCTGGACGGCTATATTGCCTCCGATCACCGCCGGGTAGGTGAACTGCAGGCCCGGTATGTTTTGCAGCAGGCTGCCGCAGCAGGGAAGCCCTTTCGGGTACTGGTTCTGCAGGGTGACCCGTTAGATTTGGCGGCCCGTGATATTACAGCGGCAAATGAAGAAGTTCTGAAGGGTAATCCACAGGTGGCTGAACTGCGTGTAAAAGATCACCTTCAGGCGGAGCCCGGATTGGCCCGGACTACGGTGGAAGAAATACTGACCGGGGGTACACCGGATGCTATTCTGGCTAATGACAGCAGGTTGGCCGTGGCTGCTGTGGAAGTTCTTAAAGCAAAAAACTTAAACGAACGGGTAGTAACAGTGGGTGTAGGTGCCGATAAAAAGGCATCGGAAGGAATCGCCGCCGGCGATCATGAGGCCGAGGTGGATAATTCCCCTGAGCTGTTGGCCCAGTATCTGATGGATGCGGCCGTAGATTTGGCCCAAAAGGATCACTGGCAGTACAATACTCAGGTGCAAAACGGGCAGTATGATATTCCGGCCAAAATAACTCCGGTAAGGTTAATCACTAAAGACGAACTTTATCTATTGACAGACCGGTGGGGTAATCTTAAGGATAAGGCTAAGAAAGAAGAACAGCAATCGGGACAACAGGGCGGGCAGGAAAACGCCGGTAGTAACAGCGGCAGCTCAACCGGTGGTTCCCTGCAGAGTTCCGGTCAAGATTCCGGCGATGGGCAGGGTTCTGAGCGACAGAAGCCTAAAACCACTTTGCGAATTAAGACCCAGGACGGTAAAACTATGGAGGTAGAAATTGACGGTGAAGTAAAAACCATTGAAACCCGGGAAGGCGGTAATCAGCAGCAGGGGCAGCAGAGCGGGCAAGAAGGACAGTAA
- a CDS encoding response regulator transcription factor yields MYKLIIAEDEELERRVLQHTLRDYDLPLSVVGEAATGREAVRLAGELTPDIIIIDIKMPGLNGLKAVEQIKKIKPDIEVIILTAYGTFAYSQQAIKLKVADYLLKPVQPEELLECLKKVIKQLKEKRQTPGPVFDMTPSLEFNINDLVEQIKSCNQVKARQTVLRAVENFLSEKKENPPHRLASFAFELLVICSQSLYATDMSRDKLSALEKEFAEEIKTISSPRQLRSWAEKMVFSMIVFLKESLLTGEQLIIKRAQEYILKNYQNEITLSQVAAHVHLSNSYFSRFFKRKTGSSFVEYLGKLRLKEARKLLVSSDRSIDEIALAVGFKNNSYFTSVFKKYEGITPSEYRIKATNL; encoded by the coding sequence ATGTATAAATTAATAATTGCTGAAGATGAAGAACTGGAGCGCCGGGTGCTGCAGCATACCCTTAGAGACTACGACCTGCCTCTTTCCGTGGTGGGTGAAGCCGCTACCGGCCGGGAAGCTGTCCGGCTGGCCGGGGAGCTTACCCCGGACATTATTATCATAGATATAAAAATGCCGGGGTTGAACGGGCTTAAGGCTGTAGAACAAATTAAAAAGATAAAACCGGACATAGAGGTTATAATCCTTACAGCCTACGGAACTTTTGCCTACTCTCAGCAGGCAATTAAGCTAAAAGTAGCCGATTACCTGCTAAAGCCCGTTCAACCGGAGGAATTACTGGAGTGTCTAAAGAAGGTTATCAAACAGCTGAAAGAAAAGAGACAAACCCCGGGCCCGGTTTTTGATATGACTCCCAGCCTGGAATTTAATATAAATGACCTGGTGGAACAGATTAAGAGTTGTAATCAGGTTAAAGCCAGGCAGACTGTTCTCCGGGCCGTAGAAAACTTTTTATCTGAAAAGAAGGAAAACCCACCCCACCGGCTGGCTTCCTTCGCCTTTGAACTTTTGGTGATCTGCTCTCAAAGCTTATATGCCACCGACATGTCCCGGGATAAATTATCTGCACTGGAAAAGGAATTTGCCGAAGAAATAAAAACCATCTCCTCTCCCCGGCAGCTGCGCAGCTGGGCAGAAAAAATGGTTTTTTCAATGATTGTCTTTCTAAAAGAGTCCTTATTAACCGGGGAACAGCTTATTATAAAGCGGGCTCAGGAATATATTCTAAAAAATTATCAAAATGAAATCACCTTGAGCCAGGTGGCAGCCCATGTTCACTTAAGCAACTCCTATTTCAGCCGCTTTTTTAAACGCAAAACAGGCAGCAGCTTTGTTGAATACCTGGGTAAGTTGAGGTTAAAAGAGGCACGTAAACTGCTTGTTTCCAGCGACCGGTCCATTGATGAAATTGCCCTGGCCGTGGGTTTTAAAAATAACAGCTACTTTACTTCAGTATTCAAGAAATATGAAGGTATAACCCCCTCCGAATATAGAATCAAAGCCACCAATTTATAA
- a CDS encoding PDZ domain-containing protein — protein MSTLTQLIPMVFQTQMRVLSEGLFWVVVALVAVQYRQMARMKEGFTGVKAGKGVFKDTLVACIFGVAGGFAGSLIMVFIGLTLSGSGLIYMWPVAILLMLINARFLCFAYAGGIVALTYLFFGWPQINVPQVIALVAILHMVESLLILGSGHLGAVPAYIKDRSGQIVGGFTLQKFWPIPIVALMAVVGRGVVQDGVDMPSWWPLLNPGIQGDLEHLSYILLPVVAGLGYGDVAVARTPREKSKLSAFYLGLYSFVLLILALLADRSWLLAFCAAVFSPLGHELVIHIGKQVEFNSRPRYVPPERGIMVLDAVPNTPAWRAGLRSGDILVEINGLPVKNKFGLDGVLEMAFGTLELAFYRAGERKYRRGLVHRARGQHLGILPVPEGGEKEYVEISTVGPLGRWWGSFWRKIKGA, from the coding sequence ATGTCTACTTTAACCCAACTTATACCTATGGTTTTTCAAACCCAGATGAGGGTTCTTTCTGAGGGCCTTTTTTGGGTAGTTGTGGCCCTGGTGGCAGTACAGTACCGCCAGATGGCCAGGATGAAGGAAGGTTTTACCGGTGTCAAGGCAGGAAAAGGGGTATTCAAAGATACCCTGGTGGCCTGTATTTTCGGTGTCGCAGGTGGCTTCGCGGGCAGCTTGATAATGGTCTTTATCGGTTTAACCCTTTCCGGGTCAGGGTTAATTTATATGTGGCCGGTGGCTATTCTGCTTATGTTAATTAATGCCCGTTTTTTATGCTTTGCCTATGCCGGTGGGATAGTGGCTTTAACATACCTTTTTTTCGGCTGGCCGCAGATCAATGTTCCCCAGGTAATTGCTTTGGTAGCAATACTGCATATGGTTGAAAGTTTATTAATCCTGGGCAGCGGTCATCTGGGTGCGGTACCTGCCTATATTAAAGATCGGTCCGGGCAGATTGTGGGGGGCTTTACCCTGCAAAAGTTCTGGCCAATTCCTATAGTGGCCCTGATGGCGGTAGTGGGCCGGGGGGTCGTGCAGGACGGGGTGGATATGCCTTCCTGGTGGCCTTTGTTAAATCCCGGTATCCAGGGAGATTTAGAACACTTGAGTTATATATTACTGCCGGTGGTGGCCGGTTTAGGTTACGGGGATGTGGCTGTTGCCCGTACCCCCAGGGAGAAAAGTAAGCTGTCGGCTTTTTACCTGGGCCTGTATAGTTTTGTCCTGTTAATTTTAGCCCTGCTGGCTGACCGGTCCTGGCTTCTGGCTTTTTGTGCAGCCGTTTTTTCCCCGCTGGGTCATGAACTGGTAATACATATTGGTAAGCAGGTAGAGTTTAACAGCAGGCCCCGTTATGTGCCCCCGGAACGGGGGATAATGGTTTTGGACGCCGTTCCAAATACACCGGCCTGGCGGGCCGGCCTTCGCTCGGGTGATATTCTGGTAGAAATTAACGGTCTGCCGGTAAAGAATAAATTTGGTTTGGATGGGGTGCTGGAGATGGCTTTTGGAACACTGGAGCTGGCCTTTTATAGGGCCGGTGAAAGGAAATACCGGCGGGGCCTGGTGCACCGGGCCCGGGGACAGCATCTGGGAATCTTACCGGTACCCGAGGGCGGAGAAAAGGAGTATGTGGAAATAAGCACAGTAGGCCCCCTGGGACGTTGGTGGGGTTCCTTTTGGCGGAAAATAAAAGGCGCCTGA
- the ald gene encoding alanine dehydrogenase, giving the protein MIIGVPKEVKNNENRVAVTPAGVEAFVKNGHKVVIETNAGVGSGIEDKEYKAAGAEVLAGPKEVFDAADMIIKVKEPIAQEYDLFKEGQLLFTYLHLAPEPELTRVLLKKKVTGIAYETIQPEDGSLPLLTPMSEVAGRMSVQVGAQFLEKPHGGKGVLLGGVPGVLPAKVAIIGGGVVGTNAAKMAVGLGADVTIIDLNPDRLRYLNDVFGARLKTLMSNSFNVKQAVKEADLVIGAVLIPGAKAPKIVTEDMVKEMTPGSVIVDVAIDQGGCVETSDRVTTHANPTYEKYGVVHYSVANMPGAVARTSTFALTNSTLPYALKLANKGYEAAVKEDPALARGVNVIDGKVTYKAVAESLNLEYTPLNKIIDVPAELKTWTA; this is encoded by the coding sequence ATGATAATCGGTGTACCTAAAGAGGTTAAAAATAACGAAAACCGAGTAGCGGTTACTCCGGCAGGTGTAGAAGCTTTCGTTAAAAACGGCCACAAGGTCGTTATAGAAACCAATGCCGGTGTGGGCAGCGGCATTGAAGATAAAGAATACAAAGCTGCCGGAGCCGAAGTTTTAGCCGGCCCGAAGGAAGTTTTTGATGCTGCAGATATGATTATCAAGGTTAAAGAACCCATTGCTCAGGAATATGATTTATTTAAAGAAGGACAGCTGCTTTTCACTTATCTGCACCTGGCTCCGGAGCCTGAGTTAACCCGGGTTCTTTTAAAGAAAAAGGTAACAGGTATTGCTTATGAAACTATTCAGCCCGAAGATGGCTCTCTGCCGCTCTTAACTCCCATGAGTGAAGTGGCCGGCAGAATGTCCGTTCAAGTTGGTGCTCAATTCCTGGAAAAGCCTCACGGTGGTAAAGGAGTTCTTCTGGGTGGCGTACCCGGTGTACTTCCTGCAAAGGTTGCCATTATCGGCGGCGGTGTGGTAGGTACAAATGCAGCCAAGATGGCTGTGGGTTTGGGAGCCGATGTAACTATTATTGACTTGAACCCGGACCGCCTTCGTTACCTAAATGATGTCTTCGGTGCCCGCCTGAAGACATTAATGTCCAACAGTTTTAATGTTAAGCAAGCTGTTAAAGAAGCAGATTTAGTGATTGGTGCGGTACTGATTCCGGGTGCTAAAGCTCCTAAGATTGTAACCGAAGATATGGTTAAGGAAATGACTCCGGGTTCGGTTATCGTAGACGTAGCCATTGACCAGGGTGGCTGTGTGGAGACCAGTGACAGGGTAACTACCCATGCCAATCCCACTTATGAAAAGTACGGCGTAGTACACTACAGTGTAGCCAACATGCCCGGTGCGGTAGCCAGAACTTCCACCTTTGCTTTAACCAACTCAACTCTGCCCTACGCCTTGAAGCTGGCTAATAAAGGCTATGAAGCAGCTGTTAAAGAAGACCCGGCTCTGGCCCGTGGAGTTAATGTTATTGACGGTAAAGTAACCTATAAGGCAGTTGCTGAAAGCCTGAATTTAGAATATACACCGCTTAATAAAATAATTGATGTTCCTGCCGAATTAAAAACCTGGACTGCTTAA
- a CDS encoding uracil-DNA glycosylase: MEERIKRWNDLKEKCLRCTGCGLAEKRTNVVFGEGYLGAKIMFIGEGPGQQEDEQGRPFVGRAGVLLDKMLGSIDLSRETNAMICNVVKCRPPGNRVPSQQEARCCLPYLRAQVAIVRPQIIVCLGATAVKHCLDPEAKITKIRGRWFEKKGFWLLATFHPAALLRDPSKKALAWEDFKAIREKYQSLG, translated from the coding sequence ATGGAAGAGAGAATTAAAAGGTGGAACGACTTAAAAGAAAAATGTCTCCGGTGTACAGGCTGCGGCCTGGCTGAGAAGAGAACCAATGTTGTGTTTGGGGAAGGTTATCTTGGTGCAAAGATTATGTTTATCGGGGAAGGCCCGGGGCAGCAGGAGGATGAGCAGGGCCGGCCGTTTGTGGGGCGGGCCGGGGTGCTTCTGGATAAAATGCTTGGTTCGATTGATTTAAGCCGGGAAACCAATGCCATGATATGTAATGTGGTTAAGTGCCGTCCCCCCGGAAACCGTGTTCCCTCTCAGCAGGAGGCCCGGTGCTGTTTGCCGTACCTGCGGGCCCAGGTAGCCATAGTCCGGCCGCAGATAATTGTTTGTCTCGGGGCAACGGCAGTTAAGCATTGCCTTGACCCGGAGGCCAAAATTACAAAAATCAGAGGCCGGTGGTTTGAAAAGAAGGGGTTCTGGCTGCTTGCCACCTTCCACCCTGCAGCCCTCTTGCGGGATCCCTCAAAAAAAGCTTTGGCCTGGGAAGATTTTAAAGCCATCAGAGAGAAATATCAAAGCCTGGGTTAA